One genomic segment of Paraburkholderia aromaticivorans includes these proteins:
- a CDS encoding MFS transporter, which produces MSSYQAASSHPVAAAAAGQPGAAEVERTYKKVFWRIVPFLMLCYVVAYLDRVNVGFAKLQMSQDLAFSETVFGLGAGVFFIGYFLFELPSNILMHKIGARIWIARIMITWGLLSALFVFVKTPMQFYILRFMLGLAEAGFYPGVILYLTYWFPSHRRAKIIAVFMSAIPVSGIFGNPLSGWIMQTFHNSSGFAGWQWMFLIEAIPAIAIGIATILYLDNGISSAKWLNEREKRLLTDEIAAAQPQDKTQKHSLGAVFRDPRTWWMSLIYFAFVTGQYGLTFWMPTLVKSTGVTGALNIGLLSAIPFLSAIVVMNLMGHSADKRRERRWHLIVPALFGAIGFTVAASFADNTVVSIVSLSLAAAGVLTCAPLFWSLPTAFMSGATAAAGIAIINSIGNLAGFASPYMIGYLKDLTHSTQTGMYVLAGMLVIGAIATWLTPPKLVNR; this is translated from the coding sequence ATGAGTTCGTATCAAGCCGCATCCAGCCACCCGGTTGCAGCCGCCGCCGCGGGACAACCCGGCGCCGCCGAAGTCGAGCGCACCTACAAGAAAGTGTTCTGGCGCATCGTGCCGTTTCTGATGCTGTGCTACGTGGTCGCTTATCTGGACCGCGTGAATGTCGGCTTCGCGAAACTGCAGATGTCGCAAGACCTGGCTTTTAGCGAAACGGTGTTCGGTCTCGGCGCCGGCGTGTTTTTCATCGGCTATTTTCTGTTCGAGTTGCCGAGCAACATTCTGATGCACAAGATCGGCGCGCGCATCTGGATCGCGCGGATCATGATCACGTGGGGCTTGCTCTCGGCGCTGTTCGTCTTCGTGAAGACGCCGATGCAGTTCTATATCCTGCGCTTCATGCTGGGTCTCGCCGAAGCCGGTTTCTATCCCGGCGTGATCCTGTACCTGACCTACTGGTTCCCGTCGCATCGGCGCGCGAAGATCATCGCGGTGTTCATGTCGGCGATTCCGGTGTCGGGCATCTTCGGCAATCCGCTGTCCGGCTGGATCATGCAGACGTTCCACAACAGCTCGGGTTTCGCGGGCTGGCAATGGATGTTCCTGATCGAAGCGATCCCCGCCATCGCGATCGGTATCGCGACGATCCTGTATCTCGACAACGGCATTTCCAGCGCGAAGTGGCTGAACGAGCGCGAAAAGCGCCTGCTCACCGATGAAATCGCCGCGGCGCAGCCGCAGGACAAGACGCAGAAGCATTCCCTCGGCGCCGTGTTCCGCGATCCGCGCACGTGGTGGATGTCGCTGATCTATTTCGCGTTCGTCACCGGCCAATACGGCCTGACGTTCTGGATGCCGACGCTGGTCAAATCGACCGGTGTGACGGGCGCACTCAATATCGGTCTGCTGAGCGCGATTCCGTTTCTGAGCGCGATCGTCGTGATGAATCTGATGGGGCATAGCGCCGACAAGCGCCGTGAGCGCCGCTGGCATCTGATCGTGCCGGCGCTGTTCGGTGCGATCGGCTTCACGGTGGCCGCTTCGTTTGCCGACAACACGGTCGTGTCGATCGTGTCGCTCTCGCTGGCTGCCGCCGGTGTGCTGACCTGCGCGCCGCTTTTCTGGTCGTTGCCGACCGCGTTCATGTCGGGCGCGACCGCCGCGGCCGGTATCGCGATCATCAATTCGATCGGCAATCTCGCGGGCTTCGCGAGCCCTTACATGATCGGCTATCTGAAGGATCTCACGCATAGCACGCAGACCGGCATGTATGTGCTCGCCGGCATGCTCGTGATCGGCGCGATCGCCACGTGGCTCACGCCGCCCAAACTGGTCAACCGATAA
- the otnI gene encoding 2-oxo-tetronate isomerase — translation MPRFAANLSMMYNEHAFLDRFAAAAQDGFEAVEFLFPYDFPAADIQARLAANGLTQALFNAPPGDWAAGERGIASLPGREDEFRRGVETAFDYARVIGNRKLHVMAGLIGADQSRAKHREVYLSNLAYAAKAAQAEGITVVIEPINTRDMPGFFLTRQDEAQAVCAEVGAPNLKVQFDCYHCQIVEGDLAVKLKRDMAGIGHIQIAGVPERHEPDTGELNYPYLLELIDSLGYDGYIGCEYRPRAGTSAGLGWLKPYLNANR, via the coding sequence ATGCCTCGCTTCGCCGCCAACCTCTCGATGATGTACAACGAGCACGCTTTCCTCGACCGATTTGCCGCCGCGGCACAAGACGGTTTCGAAGCGGTCGAGTTTCTGTTTCCCTACGATTTCCCCGCCGCCGACATCCAGGCGCGTCTCGCCGCGAACGGTCTGACGCAGGCGCTCTTCAATGCGCCGCCCGGCGACTGGGCCGCCGGCGAGCGCGGCATTGCGTCGCTGCCGGGACGCGAAGACGAATTCCGCCGCGGCGTCGAGACGGCGTTCGACTACGCGCGCGTGATCGGCAATCGCAAGCTGCATGTGATGGCCGGCCTGATCGGCGCTGACCAGTCTCGCGCGAAGCATCGCGAGGTGTATTTGAGCAACCTCGCGTATGCGGCGAAGGCCGCGCAAGCCGAAGGCATAACGGTCGTGATCGAGCCGATCAATACGCGTGACATGCCGGGCTTTTTTCTGACCCGTCAGGACGAAGCGCAAGCGGTCTGCGCCGAAGTCGGCGCGCCGAATCTCAAGGTGCAGTTCGACTGTTACCACTGCCAGATCGTCGAAGGCGACCTCGCAGTGAAACTGAAGCGCGATATGGCGGGCATCGGCCACATTCAGATCGCGGGCGTGCCGGAACGGCATGAGCCGGACACGGGCGAGCTGAACTACCCGTATCTGCTCGAGCTGATCGACTCGCTCGGCTACGACGGCTACATCGGTTGCGAATACCGGCCGCGCGCGGGCACCTCGGCCGGTCTCGGCTGGCTCAAACCGTATCTGAACGCGAACCGCTAA
- a CDS encoding aldolase: MTSAPALHATNEARVREEICVTGASLYQRGYTVGTAGNISARLDDGWLITPTDACLGRLDPADIAKVDLDGNAVSGGRPSKTLALHRGIYARNGEARGIVHTHSTHLVALTLAGVWRETDILPPITPYYVMKVGHVPLIRYKRPGDPQVAEQIAALADSVRAVLLERLGPVVWERSVAQAAYALEELEETARLWLMTQPRPAPLDEAALEELRSVFGARW; this comes from the coding sequence ATGACCAGCGCTCCCGCACTTCACGCGACGAACGAAGCACGCGTGCGCGAAGAAATCTGCGTGACCGGCGCGAGTCTGTATCAACGCGGCTATACCGTGGGCACCGCCGGCAACATCAGCGCGCGGCTCGACGACGGCTGGCTGATCACGCCGACCGATGCCTGTCTCGGCCGACTCGACCCCGCCGATATCGCCAAGGTCGACCTCGACGGCAATGCGGTGTCGGGCGGGCGGCCGTCGAAAACGCTGGCGCTGCATCGCGGCATCTATGCGCGCAACGGCGAAGCACGCGGCATCGTTCATACCCATTCGACGCATCTGGTCGCGCTGACACTCGCGGGCGTCTGGCGCGAAACCGACATCCTGCCGCCCATCACGCCGTACTACGTGATGAAAGTGGGCCACGTCCCCCTGATTCGCTATAAGCGGCCCGGCGATCCGCAAGTCGCCGAACAGATCGCCGCGCTCGCCGACAGCGTTCGCGCGGTGCTGCTCGAACGTCTCGGTCCGGTGGTCTGGGAGCGTTCGGTGGCGCAAGCCGCCTATGCGCTCGAAGAACTCGAGGAGACCGCGCGTCTGTGGTTGATGACCCAGCCCCGGCCCGCGCCGCTCGACGAAGCCGCACTCGAAGAACTGCGCAGCGTGTTCGGCGCGCGCTGGTAG